From one Sphingomonas sp. BT-65 genomic stretch:
- a CDS encoding alpha/beta hydrolase: protein MRLIALLAVVAALVALPGAPPAAAAEEVVRIWPDQPAASPGVLEDRAPFGTIVRNVEDATLTIYRPDPAKANGTAVIVAPGGAFHMLSIENEGVAVARWLNERGVTAFVLRYRLLKSGGDLPFVLLRYFGDMPKLAAAVEPLRPLATADGEQAVRHVRTSAARYGVKPDRVGMLGFSAGGAVTVWTMLANHADSRPDFAAAIYPGLLPDPIAAPPKAPPLFVAVADDDKLARADSARLDAAWRAGGARSELVTFAKGGHGFGMKHQDKPSDAWTERLQAWMNSLGVLQK from the coding sequence ATGCGCCTCATCGCGTTGCTCGCCGTCGTGGCTGCGCTGGTCGCCTTGCCCGGCGCGCCGCCTGCCGCCGCTGCGGAAGAGGTGGTCCGTATCTGGCCCGACCAGCCTGCGGCCTCGCCCGGGGTGCTGGAAGATCGTGCGCCGTTCGGCACGATCGTCCGCAATGTCGAGGATGCGACGCTCACCATCTATCGCCCCGACCCTGCCAAGGCGAACGGCACGGCGGTGATCGTCGCGCCGGGCGGGGCGTTCCACATGCTCTCGATCGAGAATGAGGGCGTCGCGGTCGCGCGCTGGCTCAACGAGCGCGGCGTCACCGCCTTCGTGCTGCGCTACCGCCTGCTCAAGTCGGGTGGCGATCTGCCGTTCGTGCTGCTGCGCTATTTCGGCGACATGCCCAAGCTCGCCGCGGCGGTCGAGCCGCTGCGCCCGCTCGCGACCGCCGATGGCGAGCAGGCGGTGCGCCATGTCCGTACCAGCGCCGCGCGTTACGGCGTGAAGCCGGATCGCGTCGGCATGCTCGGCTTCTCGGCCGGCGGCGCGGTCACGGTGTGGACGATGCTGGCGAACCACGCCGACAGCCGGCCCGATTTCGCCGCGGCGATCTATCCCGGCCTGCTCCCCGATCCGATCGCGGCGCCACCCAAGGCGCCGCCATTGTTCGTCGCGGTCGCCGACGACGACAAGCTCGCACGTGCCGATAGCGCCCGGCTCGACGCCGCCTGGCGCGCGGGCGGGGCGCGGTCCGAGCTCGTGACCTTTGCCAAGGGCGGCCACGGCTTCGGCATGAAGCATCAGGACAAGCCGAGCGACGCGTGGACCGAACGCCTGCAGGCATGGATGAACTCGCTGGGAGTGCTGCAGAAATGA
- a CDS encoding beta-xylosidase codes for MNRSRRPASNLLAGLLLALAALGTSPAHAQAQEVRRIEIDLAKAREPLDRSFNFSVGADYPGTLIRPDSLAQLKTARDELGFRYIRFHAIFHDVLGTVRVVDGKTVYDWTKIDQLYDALLGMGIKPFVELGFTPEAMASSKQTIFYWKGNTSHPEPKAWAALVDAFVRHLRQRYGEAEVRSWYFEVWNEPNLDGFWERADQKAYFELYENSARTIKAIDPALRVGGPSTAGAAWVPEFLDYAHRRGIAVDFVTTHTYGVDGGFLDEKGEDDNKLSTNPDAVTGDVRRVRQQIAASKFPDLPLFFTEWSASYNPRDPVHDSYISAAYVLSKLKATRPYAQGMSYWTYSDLFEEAGPPPTPFHGGFGLINREGVPKATFFAYKYLNQLDGREVPSVDASVIAATAKGRTGVVFWNWTQPEQTLSNRPFFTKVLPAQPAAPAELSFAGVAPGSYRVTVRRTGFQANDAHTRYLQMGSPKDLSTGQVAELRALTQDKPETIATVRVGPDGRYTLRVPMRTNDVVFAQLEPLGAAKRK; via the coding sequence ATGAACCGGAGTCGTCGCCCCGCGTCCAACTTGCTCGCCGGCCTGCTGCTGGCGCTCGCCGCGCTGGGCACCAGTCCCGCGCACGCACAGGCGCAGGAGGTGCGCCGCATCGAGATCGACCTCGCCAAGGCGCGCGAACCGCTCGACCGTTCCTTCAACTTCTCGGTCGGCGCCGATTATCCCGGCACGCTGATCCGCCCCGACAGCCTGGCGCAGCTCAAGACCGCGCGGGATGAGCTCGGCTTCCGCTACATCCGCTTCCACGCGATCTTCCATGACGTGCTCGGCACGGTGCGCGTCGTCGACGGCAAGACCGTCTATGACTGGACCAAGATCGACCAGCTCTACGACGCGCTGCTCGGCATGGGGATCAAGCCCTTCGTCGAGCTGGGCTTCACGCCCGAGGCGATGGCGAGCTCGAAGCAGACGATCTTCTACTGGAAGGGCAACACCTCGCACCCCGAGCCCAAGGCCTGGGCCGCTTTGGTCGACGCGTTCGTGCGCCACCTGCGCCAGCGCTATGGCGAGGCGGAAGTGCGCAGCTGGTATTTCGAGGTGTGGAACGAACCCAATCTCGACGGCTTCTGGGAGCGCGCCGACCAGAAGGCCTATTTCGAGCTCTACGAAAACAGCGCACGCACGATCAAGGCGATCGATCCCGCGCTTCGGGTCGGCGGCCCCTCCACCGCGGGCGCGGCCTGGGTTCCGGAGTTCCTCGACTATGCCCATCGCCGCGGCATCGCAGTCGATTTCGTCACGACCCACACTTATGGCGTCGACGGCGGCTTCCTCGACGAGAAGGGCGAGGACGACAACAAGCTCTCGACCAATCCCGATGCGGTCACCGGCGACGTGCGCCGGGTGCGCCAACAGATCGCGGCATCCAAATTCCCCGACCTGCCGCTGTTCTTCACCGAATGGAGCGCGAGCTACAACCCGCGTGACCCGGTCCACGACAGCTATATCAGCGCCGCCTATGTGCTTTCGAAGCTCAAGGCGACGCGGCCCTATGCCCAGGGGATGAGCTACTGGACCTATAGCGACTTGTTCGAGGAGGCGGGCCCTCCGCCGACGCCCTTCCATGGCGGCTTCGGCCTGATCAACCGCGAGGGCGTCCCCAAGGCCACGTTCTTCGCGTACAAATATCTGAACCAACTCGATGGGCGCGAGGTGCCGTCGGTGGACGCGTCCGTGATCGCCGCGACTGCAAAGGGCCGCACCGGCGTGGTGTTCTGGAACTGGACTCAGCCCGAGCAGACGCTGAGCAACCGGCCCTTCTTCACCAAGGTGCTGCCGGCACAGCCCGCGGCGCCCGCCGAGCTCAGCTTCGCCGGCGTCGCGCCGGGCAGCTACCGGGTGACGGTGCGGCGCACAGGGTTCCAGGCGAATGACGCGCATACGCGCTACCTGCAAATGGGCTCGCCCAAGGACCTGAGCACGGGTCAGGTCGCCGAGCTGCGCGCGCTGACGCAGGACAAGCCCGAGACGATCGCGACCGTCCGGGTCGGTCCCGACGGGCGCTACACGTTGCGCGTTCCGATGCGGACGAACGACGTGGTCTTCGCGCAGCTCGAGCCGCTCGGCGCTGCGAAGCGCAAATAA
- a CDS encoding tannase/feruloyl esterase family alpha/beta hydrolase: MNRFRLAAFGAAALFASTATPLAAKPAQQAENCAALTGRPLANGKIEAAALLTTGATVDTGPGMPGLPASAPFCRVQAVLTPVPSSSIKVEVWLPERAAWNGKLMGAGNGGFGANLGIPALLMRGAVSRGYAAVGSDMGHFGKSDVDASWALNAPEKIKDYGWRANHLAAQAAKQVIAAYYAAPLAASYFHGCSDGGRQALIEARRFPEDYDAIIAGAPAIPWTRMASAFASNSLALSRPGAALGAAQLKLLQTASLAKCDKLDGVADGVIGNPRQCRFDPAELQCKAGEADCLTAAQVEAARHLYQGPKTPDGKSFYPGFAPGAEAAEGTWAMWLTAADSQHAKFSTQFFRYFVHADPEWPLSRFDLVRDYALAKARVGSELDADDPDLGAFFRRGGRLLMYHGWQDAAIPPENTIGYYERVRAANPAARERTRLFMAPGMSHCLAGPGPNVFDALGTLDAWHQGGPAPERIVATKFDNDLFGYLGFPAKAQRTRPLCAWPKVARWDGKGSTDAAVSFTCVAPGT; encoded by the coding sequence ATGAACCGCTTTCGCTTGGCAGCTTTCGGGGCCGCCGCGCTCTTCGCCAGCACCGCAACGCCTCTCGCGGCGAAACCCGCGCAGCAGGCGGAGAACTGTGCCGCGCTGACCGGCCGACCGCTCGCCAACGGTAAGATTGAGGCGGCTGCCTTGCTCACGACGGGTGCGACGGTCGACACCGGCCCCGGCATGCCCGGCCTGCCCGCATCCGCGCCGTTCTGCCGCGTGCAAGCGGTGCTGACGCCGGTCCCCAGCTCGTCGATCAAGGTCGAGGTGTGGCTGCCCGAGCGCGCGGCGTGGAACGGCAAGCTGATGGGCGCGGGCAATGGCGGCTTCGGCGCCAATCTCGGCATCCCGGCGCTGCTGATGCGCGGCGCGGTGAGCCGGGGCTATGCCGCGGTCGGCAGCGACATGGGCCATTTCGGCAAGAGCGACGTCGACGCGAGCTGGGCGCTCAATGCGCCGGAGAAGATCAAGGACTATGGCTGGCGTGCGAACCATCTCGCAGCGCAGGCGGCAAAGCAGGTGATCGCTGCCTATTATGCGGCCCCGCTCGCCGCGAGCTATTTCCATGGCTGCTCGGATGGCGGGCGCCAGGCGCTGATCGAGGCACGGCGCTTCCCCGAGGATTATGACGCGATCATCGCCGGGGCGCCCGCAATCCCCTGGACGCGCATGGCCAGCGCCTTCGCGAGCAACAGCCTCGCGCTGTCGCGGCCCGGCGCGGCGCTCGGGGCGGCTCAGCTCAAGCTGCTCCAGACGGCGTCGCTCGCCAAATGCGACAAGCTCGACGGCGTCGCTGACGGCGTGATCGGGAATCCGCGCCAATGCCGCTTCGATCCCGCCGAGCTGCAGTGCAAGGCGGGCGAGGCCGATTGCCTCACCGCCGCGCAGGTCGAGGCGGCGCGGCATCTCTACCAGGGGCCGAAGACCCCGGATGGCAAGTCCTTCTACCCAGGCTTCGCGCCGGGTGCGGAAGCGGCCGAGGGCACGTGGGCGATGTGGCTGACCGCTGCCGACTCGCAGCATGCGAAATTCTCGACTCAATTCTTCCGCTATTTCGTGCACGCCGATCCCGAATGGCCGTTGTCGCGCTTCGATCTCGTCCGCGACTATGCGCTGGCGAAGGCGCGCGTCGGCAGCGAGCTCGACGCCGACGATCCCGACCTCGGCGCCTTCTTCCGCCGCGGCGGCCGGCTGCTGATGTATCATGGCTGGCAGGACGCCGCGATCCCGCCGGAGAATACGATCGGCTATTACGAACGCGTGCGCGCCGCGAATCCCGCGGCGCGCGAGCGGACGCGCCTGTTCATGGCGCCGGGCATGTCGCACTGCCTCGCCGGGCCCGGCCCGAACGTGTTCGACGCGCTCGGCACGCTCGACGCCTGGCACCAGGGCGGCCCCGCGCCCGAGCGGATCGTCGCGACCAAGTTCGACAACGATCTGTTCGGTTATCTCGGCTTTCCAGCCAAGGCGCAGCGCACGCGTCCGCTGTGCGCCTGGCCCAAGGTCGCGCGCTGGGACGGCAAGGGCTCGACCGACGCCGCCGTGAGCTTCACTTGCGTGGCGCCCGGCACATGA
- a CDS encoding glycoside hydrolase family 3 C-terminal domain-containing protein has product MATPAGSREAAPVYRDAKAPLEARVDDLMARLTLDEKILLLAGESSMALNPIPRLGIPAVKMTDGPTGVRSPDGKPATVFPVGVALAASWNPELAGAVGAAIARETKAHGADVLLAPTVNIVRTPRWGRNFETYSEDPWLTARLALGYVRGAQGEGIGVSIKHFAANNQESYRFVVDSVVDQRTLREIYLPAFEAVVREADPWSVMASYNKINGTYAAENRWLLTDLLKTEWGYKGFVVSDWGATHSTAPAANAGLDLEMPGPPKHFGDKLKAAVAAGEVSPAQIDANARRMVRLILRSGVIERGTSRMPAAQPLRQADVARRAAEEAIVLLKNDGVLPLDRSIRSLAVIGPNADVVRIQGGGSSNVVPFETQSPLEALRAALSGVRITYQKGVDNEETPPAADAKLFSPGAERGETGLTASYYMSEDASGAPTKTERVTRFVRWISGNVAGPKVTGYAAIRWEGMFWPRASGIHEFSIRGTGTPRITLDGKVILEKVSRVVPDNRDVLGFPVPRRTVQVELAAGRGYPIRVDYANGGTPYENLSFGVREPQPSFDAAVAAAREADAAIVIIGSSSTTEGEGYDRASLDLPGEQNRLVEAVAAANPRTAVVVNAGAAMTMPWRDRAPAILDMWLPGEGGAAALADVLTGKVNPSGKLPVTFLQRTEDDPVDLKTSKSAYSEGLLVGYRGYRARGIKPLFAFGHGLSYTNFAYSALKVPARATGGKPVTVRLTVRNTGKRAGQEVVQLYVEPAEPRPGEPTRTLRAFRKVAISAGAQHEVTLALDPRAFSFYDSRAGGWRVRPGAYRVLAGSSSEDIRQTGTVQVVADGSEGRAR; this is encoded by the coding sequence ATGGCAACGCCCGCCGGATCGCGGGAGGCGGCGCCCGTCTATCGCGATGCGAAGGCGCCGCTCGAGGCGCGCGTCGACGACCTGATGGCGCGGCTGACGCTCGACGAGAAGATCCTGCTGCTCGCCGGCGAATCCTCGATGGCGCTCAATCCGATCCCGCGGCTCGGTATCCCGGCGGTGAAGATGACCGACGGGCCGACCGGGGTGCGTTCGCCCGACGGCAAGCCGGCGACGGTCTTTCCGGTCGGTGTCGCGCTCGCGGCGAGCTGGAACCCCGAGCTCGCCGGCGCGGTCGGCGCGGCGATCGCGCGCGAGACCAAGGCGCACGGCGCCGACGTGCTGCTCGCGCCGACCGTCAACATCGTGCGCACCCCGCGCTGGGGGCGGAACTTCGAGACCTATTCGGAGGATCCGTGGCTCACCGCCCGGCTCGCGCTCGGCTATGTGCGCGGCGCGCAGGGCGAGGGGATCGGCGTCTCGATCAAGCATTTCGCCGCGAACAACCAGGAAAGCTACCGCTTCGTCGTCGACTCGGTGGTCGACCAGCGGACGCTGCGCGAGATCTACCTGCCCGCGTTCGAGGCGGTGGTGCGCGAGGCCGATCCCTGGTCGGTGATGGCCTCGTACAACAAGATCAACGGCACCTATGCGGCGGAGAATCGCTGGCTGCTGACCGACCTGCTCAAGACGGAATGGGGCTATAAGGGCTTCGTCGTGTCCGACTGGGGCGCGACCCATTCGACCGCGCCGGCCGCCAATGCCGGGCTCGATCTGGAAATGCCCGGGCCGCCCAAGCATTTCGGCGACAAGCTCAAGGCCGCGGTCGCGGCGGGCGAGGTGAGCCCGGCGCAGATCGACGCGAATGCCCGGCGCATGGTCCGCCTGATCCTGCGCAGCGGGGTGATCGAGCGCGGCACGTCGCGCATGCCCGCCGCGCAACCGCTACGCCAGGCCGATGTCGCGCGCAGGGCGGCCGAGGAGGCGATCGTGCTCCTCAAGAACGATGGGGTGCTGCCGCTCGATCGCTCGATCCGCTCGCTCGCGGTGATCGGGCCCAATGCCGATGTCGTGCGCATCCAGGGCGGCGGCAGCTCGAATGTCGTGCCGTTCGAGACGCAGAGCCCGCTCGAGGCGTTGCGCGCCGCGCTGTCCGGCGTGCGCATCACCTATCAGAAGGGCGTCGACAATGAGGAGACGCCGCCCGCCGCCGATGCCAAGCTGTTCAGCCCTGGCGCCGAGCGCGGCGAGACGGGCCTGACGGCGAGCTACTATATGAGCGAGGATGCGAGCGGCGCGCCGACCAAGACCGAGCGCGTCACCCGCTTCGTGCGCTGGATCAGCGGCAATGTCGCAGGGCCCAAGGTCACCGGTTATGCCGCGATCCGCTGGGAGGGCATGTTCTGGCCGCGCGCCAGCGGTATCCACGAGTTCAGTATTCGCGGCACCGGCACCCCGCGCATCACGCTCGACGGCAAGGTGATCCTGGAGAAGGTGAGCAGGGTCGTCCCCGACAATCGCGACGTGCTCGGCTTCCCCGTGCCGCGGCGGACGGTGCAGGTCGAGCTGGCGGCGGGGCGCGGCTATCCGATCCGGGTCGATTACGCCAATGGCGGCACCCCGTACGAGAATCTGAGCTTCGGCGTGCGCGAACCCCAGCCGTCGTTCGACGCGGCGGTCGCCGCGGCGCGGGAAGCGGATGCGGCGATCGTGATCATCGGCTCGTCCTCGACCACCGAGGGCGAGGGCTATGACCGCGCGTCGCTCGACCTTCCCGGCGAGCAGAACCGGCTGGTCGAAGCGGTCGCCGCCGCCAATCCGCGCACCGCGGTAGTGGTCAACGCCGGCGCGGCGATGACCATGCCGTGGCGCGATCGCGCGCCTGCGATCCTCGACATGTGGCTGCCCGGCGAGGGCGGCGCGGCGGCGCTGGCCGATGTGCTGACCGGCAAGGTCAATCCCTCGGGCAAGCTGCCCGTCACCTTCCTCCAGCGCACGGAGGACGATCCAGTCGACCTCAAGACTTCGAAGAGTGCCTATTCGGAAGGATTGCTGGTCGGCTATCGCGGCTATCGCGCGCGCGGGATCAAGCCGTTGTTCGCGTTCGGCCACGGGCTGTCCTACACGAACTTCGCCTATTCCGCGCTCAAGGTGCCGGCACGCGCGACAGGCGGCAAGCCGGTGACGGTACGGCTCACGGTCCGCAACACTGGCAAGCGGGCGGGGCAGGAGGTCGTGCAGCTCTATGTCGAGCCCGCCGAGCCGCGGCCGGGCGAGCCGACGCGCACGTTGCGGGCGTTCCGGAAAGTCGCGATTTCCGCGGGCGCGCAACACGAGGTGACGCTCGCGCTCGATCCGCGCGCCTTCTCCTTCTACGATTCCAGGGCGGGCGGCTGGCGCGTCCGTCCGGGGGCCTATCGCGTGCTGGCGGGGTCGTCGTCGGAGGATATCCGGCAGACTGGTACGGTTCAGGTCGTTGCGGATGGATCCGAGGGGCGCGCGCGATAG
- a CDS encoding family 43 glycosylhydrolase, whose protein sequence is MEPTRRQTLALALAGAGFALPGGARAASGSPQPDSFGDPAPAWKPGIEGQRKADLGDGRYLNPVFAGDRPDPNVLKDGDDYYATFSSFQYYPGIPIWHSRDLVNWTPLTTALKQHIGIVWALDIAKHDGRYFIYIPALDPNDAMRGIKTWVIHADNMAGPWSDPIDMKIDNLIDPGHAVGEDGKRYLFFNAGNRVRISDDGLSAAGPVEHVYGGWPIPEDWIIEGFALEGPKVMRRNGWFYLFSGQGGTAGPPTSHMVVVARSRSIHGPWENCPRNPIVRTKHASEPWWSRGHATPVEGPDGDWWMIYHGYENGFRTLGRQMLLEPMEWTADDWPRALGGDLSRPFAKPRGAREGKHGTALSGFTDDMFATHMAFQTMDRDYADRVRLKDGVLRLAGRGTSPADCSPLTFVAGDRAYQIDVEVEIEGAAQGGLLLFYNEKLFCGIGLSDGKLHAWRIGQEERWPPGGPASTRRMHLRVVNDENIVTFFHSPDGRKWVKERSVEVAGYNHNVADGFLSLRPGFYAAGNGNVTFRALTYRARPSDPSATT, encoded by the coding sequence ATGGAACCCACACGCCGCCAGACCCTTGCCCTCGCGCTGGCCGGGGCAGGCTTCGCGCTGCCGGGCGGTGCCCGTGCCGCTTCCGGGTCGCCGCAACCGGACAGCTTTGGCGACCCGGCACCCGCGTGGAAGCCGGGCATCGAAGGCCAGCGCAAGGCCGATCTCGGCGACGGGCGCTATCTCAACCCGGTGTTCGCGGGCGACCGGCCCGATCCCAACGTGCTCAAGGACGGGGACGATTATTACGCCACCTTCTCGTCCTTCCAATATTATCCCGGCATCCCGATCTGGCATTCGCGCGACCTGGTGAACTGGACGCCGCTGACCACCGCGCTCAAGCAGCATATCGGCATCGTCTGGGCGCTCGACATCGCCAAGCATGACGGGCGCTATTTCATCTACATCCCCGCGCTCGACCCCAATGACGCCATGCGCGGCATCAAGACCTGGGTGATCCACGCCGACAACATGGCCGGACCGTGGAGCGATCCGATCGACATGAAGATCGACAATCTGATCGACCCCGGCCACGCGGTGGGCGAGGACGGCAAGCGCTATCTGTTCTTCAACGCGGGCAACCGCGTGCGGATCAGCGACGACGGGCTGTCGGCGGCGGGGCCGGTCGAGCATGTCTATGGCGGCTGGCCGATCCCCGAGGACTGGATCATCGAGGGCTTCGCGCTCGAAGGCCCCAAGGTGATGCGCCGCAACGGCTGGTTCTATCTCTTCTCCGGGCAGGGCGGCACGGCCGGGCCCCCGACCAGCCACATGGTGGTGGTCGCCCGGTCACGCTCGATCCACGGCCCCTGGGAGAATTGCCCGCGCAATCCGATCGTCCGTACGAAGCACGCGAGCGAGCCCTGGTGGTCGCGCGGCCATGCGACCCCCGTCGAGGGGCCGGACGGCGACTGGTGGATGATCTATCACGGCTATGAGAACGGCTTCCGCACGCTCGGGCGGCAGATGCTGCTCGAGCCGATGGAATGGACCGCCGACGACTGGCCGCGCGCGCTCGGCGGCGATCTGTCACGCCCGTTCGCCAAACCGCGCGGCGCGCGTGAGGGCAAGCATGGCACCGCGCTATCGGGTTTCACCGACGACATGTTCGCGACGCACATGGCCTTCCAGACCATGGACCGCGACTATGCCGATCGCGTGCGGCTGAAGGACGGGGTGCTGCGGCTCGCGGGCCGCGGCACGAGCCCCGCCGATTGCTCGCCGCTCACCTTCGTCGCGGGCGACCGCGCCTATCAGATCGACGTCGAGGTCGAGATCGAGGGCGCCGCGCAGGGCGGGCTGCTGCTGTTCTACAACGAGAAATTGTTCTGCGGCATCGGGCTCAGCGACGGCAAGCTGCACGCCTGGCGCATCGGCCAGGAGGAGCGCTGGCCGCCGGGCGGCCCCGCCTCGACCCGGCGCATGCACCTGCGCGTAGTGAATGACGAAAACATCGTCACCTTCTTCCACAGCCCCGACGGCCGCAAATGGGTCAAGGAGCGCTCGGTCGAGGTCGCGGGCTACAACCACAATGTCGCCGACGGTTTCCTGAGCCTGCGTCCCGGCTTCTACGCGGCCGGGAACGGGAACGTGACCTTCCGCGCGCTGACCTATCGCGCGCGCCCCTCGGATCCATCCGCAACGACCTGA
- a CDS encoding AMP-binding protein has translation MSFVTPGLSHVCGADAPPLLEHTIGEALVRAAAQWGDRNALVSVAQGIRWSFAESLARADALAGGLLALGLKPGERIGIWSPNCAEWALTQFAAARAGLILVTINPAYRLSEVEYTINKVGLSALVAAERFKTSAYAEMVEALGPERLPTLRARVLIGEAARPGWIPFAAVDGRASLPEDLHPGDPINIQFTSGTTGLPKGATLSHRNILNNGYFVGRGMGLSADDRICIPVPLYHCFGMVMGNLASITHGAAMVYPAPGFEPEATLRAVEAERCTALYGVPTMFIALLAHPQFDSFDLGSLRTGCMAGAICPEPLMREVIERLHMRDVTIAYGMTETSPVSFQTGLDDPLDRRTGSIGRVQPHLECKLIGPDGGVVPVGQPGELCTRGYSVMHGYWNEPERTAEAIDAAGWMHSGDLAVIDGAGYANIVGRLKDMVIRGGENIYPREIEEFLYRHPAVEDVAVVGVPDARMGEEVCAWVRLRAGAEADAEAIRAYCREQIAHFKVPRYVRIVDSFPTTVTGKVQKYLIRQAMIAELGIASDSGAQPATAEAKENQS, from the coding sequence ATGAGCTTCGTCACGCCCGGGCTCAGCCATGTGTGCGGCGCCGATGCGCCGCCGCTGCTGGAGCACACGATCGGTGAGGCGCTGGTGCGCGCGGCGGCGCAATGGGGCGATCGCAATGCGCTGGTCTCGGTCGCGCAGGGGATACGGTGGAGCTTCGCAGAGTCGCTCGCGCGGGCCGATGCGCTCGCCGGGGGGCTGCTCGCGCTCGGTCTCAAGCCCGGCGAGCGGATCGGTATCTGGTCGCCCAATTGCGCGGAATGGGCGCTGACCCAGTTCGCCGCGGCGCGCGCCGGGCTGATCCTGGTGACGATCAACCCGGCCTATCGCCTGTCAGAGGTGGAATATACGATCAACAAGGTCGGCCTCAGCGCGCTGGTCGCGGCCGAGCGCTTCAAGACCAGCGCCTATGCCGAGATGGTCGAAGCGCTGGGCCCCGAGCGGCTACCGACGCTGCGCGCGCGCGTCCTGATCGGCGAGGCGGCGCGGCCGGGCTGGATCCCCTTTGCCGCGGTCGATGGTCGCGCCAGCCTGCCCGAGGACCTGCACCCCGGCGACCCGATCAACATCCAGTTCACCAGCGGCACCACCGGCCTGCCCAAGGGCGCGACGCTGAGCCACCGCAACATCCTCAACAACGGCTATTTCGTCGGGCGCGGGATGGGACTGAGCGCGGACGACCGCATCTGCATCCCGGTGCCGCTCTATCATTGCTTCGGCATGGTGATGGGCAATCTCGCCAGCATCACCCATGGCGCGGCGATGGTCTATCCCGCGCCGGGGTTCGAGCCGGAGGCGACGCTGCGCGCGGTGGAGGCGGAGCGCTGCACCGCGCTCTACGGCGTGCCGACCATGTTCATCGCGCTGCTCGCGCATCCGCAGTTCGACAGCTTCGACCTCGGCTCGCTGCGCACCGGCTGCATGGCGGGGGCGATCTGTCCCGAGCCGCTGATGCGCGAGGTGATCGAGCGGCTGCACATGCGCGACGTGACGATCGCGTACGGCATGACCGAGACGAGCCCGGTGAGCTTCCAGACCGGGCTCGACGACCCGCTCGACCGCCGCACCGGCTCGATCGGCCGGGTGCAACCGCATCTCGAATGCAAGCTGATCGGTCCCGACGGCGGGGTCGTTCCCGTCGGTCAGCCGGGCGAGCTGTGCACGCGCGGTTATTCGGTGATGCACGGCTATTGGAACGAGCCCGAGCGCACCGCCGAGGCGATCGACGCCGCGGGCTGGATGCACAGCGGCGACCTCGCGGTGATCGACGGTGCGGGCTACGCCAACATCGTCGGGCGCCTCAAGGACATGGTGATCCGCGGCGGCGAGAACATCTACCCGCGCGAGATCGAGGAGTTCCTCTACCGGCACCCCGCGGTCGAGGATGTCGCCGTGGTCGGCGTGCCCGACGCACGGATGGGCGAGGAGGTCTGCGCCTGGGTCCGCCTGCGCGCGGGCGCCGAGGCCGATGCGGAAGCGATCCGCGCCTATTGCCGCGAGCAGATCGCGCACTTCAAGGTGCCGCGCTACGTCCGCATCGTCGACAGCTTCCCGACCACGGTGACCGGCAAGGTCCAGAAATATCTGATCCGGCAGGCGATGATCGCCGAGCTCGGCATCGCCAGCGATTCCGGCGCGCAGCCCGCGACCGCCGAAGCCAAGGAGAACCAGTCATGA